In the genome of Noviherbaspirillum saxi, the window ATCGAATCGCTGCGGCAAGGCGAACTCGACGCCGCCATCATGGCACTGCCGTTTGCCGATCAAGGCTTGATGGTGCAAGCCCTGTATGACGAACCCTTCGTCGTCGCGCTGCCCAAGCATCATGCATGGGCGAATCGCAATGCGATCGATGCGCAGCAACTCAAAACCGAAACCATGCTGCTGCTTGGGAATGGACACTGCTTCCGCGATCAGGTGCTGGAAGTGTGTCCGGAAATGGCACGATTTTCGACCAGCGGCGACGGCATTGCGCGCACTTTCGAAGGTTCATCGCTGGAAACCATCCGCCATATGGTGGCTTCCGGCATCGGCATCACGGTATTGCCGCAAGCCTCGGTACCGGACATGCAATCGAAAGACGGCATGCTGCGCTACGTGCCCTTTTCCTCACCCGGCCCTTCGCGCCGCGTCGTGATCGCCTGGCGCAAGAGTTTTACGCGAGGAGCCGCGATTGAGGCGGTGCGGCAGGCGGTATTGTCGTGCGCATTGCACGGCGTGACGATGCTCAATGAGGCGGAAACGGCGGAAGCCTGATGTGTGGCGTGTAGCTTGTATTGCT includes:
- a CDS encoding hydrogen peroxide-inducible genes activator, which encodes MTLTELKYIVAVAREKHFGHAAEACFVAQPTLSVAIKKLEDELGVTIFERGGTEISVTPLGSQIVAQAERVLEQTAAIKEIAKQNKDPLAGPLRLGVIYTIAPYLLPPLVKTMIETVPQMPLVLQENFTAKLIESLRQGELDAAIMALPFADQGLMVQALYDEPFVVALPKHHAWANRNAIDAQQLKTETMLLLGNGHCFRDQVLEVCPEMARFSTSGDGIARTFEGSSLETIRHMVASGIGITVLPQASVPDMQSKDGMLRYVPFSSPGPSRRVVIAWRKSFTRGAAIEAVRQAVLSCALHGVTMLNEAETAEA